Genomic window (Candidatus Omnitrophota bacterium):
TTCACCTATAAGTTTTATTTGGACAACACCAGTAACAGTAAAAATAGCCGCACCATCTAAAGCACCGCCATCATCTCCCCAAGCATCAGTAGTTCCACCAGCAAAGGTTATAGTTTTTTTAGTCCTGAAAGGATAATCACCGGTAAGCACATTGCGATTAGCATCACGATCCATAGAATCTGAAAACATAGTCATAATAAAGCTCCTTTTTTCAATTATATCATATAAAATTAGTTGTCAACAATAGATAAAAGAAAAAAGCAGGCGGAGGTGTAACCTGCTTTTTCCCGTACATTGTTGAGGGGAACAACAATTATATTATCCCAACCTAAAAATACTTTGTCAACACTAGGCAGCAGCAACCATTAATCCAGCGGTATTGCCAGTTGCTTGACCACCACCAGCGACCTCAACATTTGTGAAGTCGTCAGCCCAATCAGTAGCACCAAACAACCATGAATCATAGAGTATCACCGAACCACCAAGCGAAGCATGAAGATCCATAGCAACTGTCATCGTTGTAGCAGCCGAGTTAATAGCATTGTGGAATAAACATCTTTCAAACATTACGAATCTATCAACATCTGCAGCTGAAGCGGCTTTTACAAACAAAGCTCCGGCATTGTCGGCGTATGACAGGAACTTACAATCCCTGAATACATTTCTGGTTGAAGCCGAGGCTAATTCAACCAATGCATTTGAAGTTGATCTAGCGATAGTGTCAAGACCTATTGTACAATCCTCGAAGAGATTCTCCTCTGCTCCGCTCATACTAATACATCTGGCGGTAGCATCGTCACCGCAAGTCGCTGAACCGATACCAGCGAAGTGAACGTTTCTAAAGACGTTTCTGTCGCCAGTCAAACTCACTAAGACATCGTTCGAATCCTGATAAGTAGCAATCTGAATATTACAGAATATATTACCATTTCCAGAAATTGTCAAACACGGGTCAGTAGCATCAGTTGTGAATACAACTCTTGACCTTGGACTGATGTTTGAAGGGGCAGTATTACCTATCAAGTGAACATAGTGTTTGCTCCAAGTAATACCGGCAGTTTCAGCAGTTCCTGCCGTTCCACCAGGAACCAAAACAATTACATCGTGATTGTAGTTGGTGGTTTTAGCGTAAGCCGCTGTAATAGTCTTTAAGGCATCTCCCTGGGAAGTACCACTATTAGATGTGTCATTACCATTTGTTGGGTCAACGTAATAAATGTTTCCTACATGAGGAAGCCCTAGCATACCTGCAATATCCTCAGGCATAATTTTGTGTCCAAACTTTAAAGCCGGAATGTAATCTTTTGCTTTTCCCATTTAATTCCTTCCTGTGCCTTTGCACTTTTTACAAATTATTTCTCCTCTAACTTCCCAACCAGAACCCTTACAAGATGAACAAACAACCTCTACCTTCTTTTTTTCTACTTTCTTTTCTTCCACCACAATAATCCTTTCTTCTTAATGAAGCCCGACGCAAATAGAGCAATCGGGCTTCTATTTGCACATCCTGAATTAACTCGTCAATGTGCTACTTAATATTTTTTATCAGTCGATAGTCAAGAATACTGGGTGAGCATAATTCTGTGCACCAGCAATGTGGTAAGCATTACCAACCTGCGGATTAACCACAAAGTCTGCTTCAACAACCACATCGATAGCACCGGCAACAGAACCATCACTTTCAGCTTTTGTACCAGCAGCAATCGTACCATCAGAAAATACTGCACATACACCTCTTGTTTGAACCCAAGCATAATCACCAGCTGCTGTAACAGCTACTAGCGGTACACCAGTCGGCTGCAAAGTAGCAGTTGCAGTATGAAGTACTCTATTCCAAGGATTAGCGACGATATCGATCTTGGAAGTAGTGTCAAGGGCAACTTTGATCGGTTCGTTCAAATAAACATAACTTGAAGCCCCACTAACCAATGCTGGCATTTTCCTGATTTTATATGTCTGACCAATACCAGTGCCATAGGAAACGCAGACATAACCTTCGTCATAATAACCGGCAGTTGTAGTAGTAGCAGCGTTGGTAAAGTTGATTTCTTTTGCTCCAGCAGCTCCAGAGATTACTGCCATGGTTGATAAATTGGTATTCCCTGTTGGCTCAGTCGTCATATACCCTGCCGCTAAAGCCTCACCAGCTACCGCATAGCGGAAGATTCTGTCAGCAGCGATAACCTTCTCTCCAATATTGTGCGTTGGTCCGTCATCAGTCCTTATCTCGTAAGGATTGAAGTCGAGTACCTGTGCCATACTCTCAATTTTCATAATGACCTTTCCTTTGTTATTTAAATTATTTTATTAAACTCCAGTAATTCCGGTTAATCTTCCATGTCTGCGTGGTTCAAAGCTGGTCATATTTCCAAGCAGTACGATCTCACCAACCATTGCGAACTGATTTGAAGGCTTAATATATCCTGACCAGTTAAACCCTGTGAACTCACTCATTGGAGCGTCGTTGTAAACACCTTCAATAGTTTTTTGACCGAGTGAAACTTTTTTGAATCCTGGCATAATTCCAGTTGCATCCCAACCGTACCAATCAACCCTATTTTCGTTTATCATCCATAAAGTCTGTGAAGTACATTTTTCATCTCTAACCATAGGAACGCCACGATATGAAAGGGCATCGAAACCAGCTCGTCCTGATAAAGCTGCTACTCTTGTAGCCTTTCCTTCTTTACCTACGCTGTAGTAACCTTCAGCTGCATAAGTTTCCCTGACTGTCGGAGTTAATAGGCTTTCATAAAGATCAAAGATTGTTTCTGTAACCAATGAAAGTGTCGGGCTTGACTGCATACCACCAGAAGAAATCGCGGAATAAAGCGTTGCCAATTTATCAAGATCAAGAGTGCCACCGGAAGCAGTTCTGGTAGCAGCTAAAACTGGATAGGTTGTTCTTGATTGTCCACCGATTGTTGCAACATCAGTACCGTCATCAACGATAGCCCCAAGACCAATGAAGTCTTTATTGCTATTTCCTGTACCATCGCCATAAACCTGATCCCCGACAAAATCTACCAATTCCTGTTGTGATTCTTCAAGTGAGTTAATAACCATATCAGTTACCTGTGTTTCAGCCACACCATTTGCAACTGCTTCCATACCACTGACAGCAACCGGAATTCGGTTAGCTCTCATGTCGTAGGAAAGTCTGACCTTGGTATCTAGCGGTGAAGCCGAGAAAGTATCAAGACCGGAAAATGAAACAGCCGAACCGCTGCTCTTGACTTTGATTGCTTTTTTGATTGCTTCTCCAACACCTTTTTTGGCATTACCCATTAAACGTAAAACCGCAACGTTGCTATTCAAAACGTTGTCCACAACCTTTGGGATGAGTTTATCCTGCGTCAACGCAAGTACTCTCTCTGAAAATGTCATAGTGACCTTCCTTATTTATTAATAAAAATGCTAAAAGCCAGGACTGCTTTTAGCGTTCTAATTATATTATATCTTTATTAGATTTCAGCTGTCAAGTATCAGTATGTATCTACTAAGTCGTGAAGTGATTTAGCGGCGTGTATTTCTTTATAATCTGTTTTTGAACCACTTCCTACTGGAGTGTGTGAACTTGATGATCCGACCGGAACGTTCCTGCCGTCATTTGTTCTGGCAGTTTTCAGATATTTACCGGTTTTTAGGTCAAAGTGAATTCCTTGGTCGGCTAGATTCTTCCAAATTTCAGACATACTTTTAAGATCAAATGTCTTTGACTTAATTGCCATGCCGACAATTTCCCTTCTGGCTTTTCTACCTGGGTCATCTGGATTCTCCATATTTTCAATTTTCGGAATAAGACTTTCCTTTTCAGCTTCTTCTAATTGCTTCTCATATTCGGCATCTATTTCCTTCTTTTTCTTTTCAAATTCTTCAATTTCTTTCTGCTTTCTAGCTTCTTCTTCTTCGTAAACCTTTTTAGCTTTTTCTTCAGCAACAGCCGGTATATCGTCCCAAGTTTTAGGCTTCCAGCCTTCAGGCTTCTTTTCTTCTTCCGTTTTTACTTCATCTGTCTGCTCATCGGCTTTTTCAGTAAAACCGGTTTCAATTTTTCCCACTCTCTCACCTAGGTTGTTTATCGAACTACCAATACCCTCAAGTACACCTAAAACATCATCTAGGGTCTTTGTCTGCTTTCCTTCTCCATTATTATCAGTACCACCGGCTTCGGCATTTTTTTCTAGTTCCTTTGGGTCGCCCTCAATTTTAACACCACCCATATTGTCATTTTTGTCTGGCATTTTAAATGCTCCTTTCAAATATTAGTATTTTTTACTTTTTTCTTCTAGTATCCCTTTGAGAATATTATCCTTTACCCTCTCCTTTGGCTTATCCTTTGAATTTGCTTTTATTGACTTTATCACAAAACTAGCAGATACTTTTGGTTTTCCTCTTTTGCCTTCGGCTTCAAGTAACATTTCATCACCTATTGATTGAGAAACTTGCTCAACATCCATTGAAATTCTATACTTTCCGCCAACCTTCCAATTTCTGATGTCTGCTAAATCCTTATCGGTGAGATAAATCTTCGGTAAAGATTCTTCTGCTACTATTGGTTTTTCCTCTTTTTCCTTCGCCATGATTATATTATATCAAATAAACAGCATATAATAAAAACTATTTAATCCAAATATCTTTGGGGTTAAAAATCGAGATATAGGTTTCCCCTTTATTACCAGCTTTTATCATCTTGATACCACCATATCCTTTTTCTTGAACCAATTTTGTAATTGCTTTTTCAGTATCAATATTTGGATATTTTTTATTTGCTTCCAGCATTAGTTTCCAATGCGTTGCAGGGTCCACGTCCATAATTTTGACTCTTGGATTAACCACAGTTTCTAGAACCTCTTTACCAAAGTTTCTAGCTTCTTCTTTAGTTGGTGTTAGATAAATACCCTCTCCCATAATCTGCTTACCATGAATAGGATTTTTAATCTTAAAACCTTCTTTTTTTATATTATCTGAAAAATTTGTGCCATGATAAAATTTCCTTGCTTCATTCTTTAGAGCGTCGGTCACTTGTGTAGATTCCGGTATAAGAGGATCAATTTTTTTTGTTGATTTACTCCCAGCAAACTTTCCGTACTCGTCCTTTATCCACTTGGGTATGTTTGGTATCTCTTTAGCAGTAGCTACTCCTGCATTTACAAATCCCTTGGCTTCCATTTCAGCTGGAGTTTTAGCTGTCAAATGATAACTCTTGCTTCCAACTTTACTAAAAAAATTGTCTTTGTCTATTATTTTAAATTTATGCAAATCGCCTTTTGGTATGACTTTGTAAATCATCTCACCGGTCTTGTTGTCAATTACTTGGAGTACACTATTTTCAATACCATTCCTAGTCGCTCTTTCTATCGCACTCTTTTGAGATTTAACTAAATCGGCTAATTCCCTTTTTGCCTGATCGTAGTAATTAACCTTTATCTTTGAAGCTCCCTTTTTCAATGCCCTTTTACCAGCACTTTCGACTGCCTCTTGTGCTACCTTTCTTCCCCCACCACTGGGGTTAACAGGGGTTAAATCCATTCCAAGGGCAACAGCTGTGCCAATTCCAGCCAAGGGAACACTAGCTTTACCCAACCCCATACCTTCGGCAAATTCCTTGTTTCCTTTAAACCGAGTTTGTAAATCAGTGATTTTTTCTTTGCCGAAAAGAAAATCTTCAATAGGTGAATACTTGTATTTAAATTCCCCTGGCTGAAATTCTTTTTGTCCCGTTGCTGTTAAAGCTATTTGAGCACCGGCTCTTGGAGCTGCTCTTAATACATCAGTTAAGATCTTTCCGGCACCAGAATAGAATTTTCTAGCGTTGTCAGCATTTTCGTAATATCTCGGAATTATCTTTTCCGGTAGCTTTTTAAGAGAGTTAAAAAACCGCTCTCTTTCTTCATCAGATATTAACATTTTCTCCACCTTCTTGAGGAGGTTGTTCAATTTGGTCTAATCCTGCTTTTAATTTCTGTATGTGAGCTATTAATCTCTGTTTCGATTCTTCGTCAGCATTTTCAAACTCTGGACTCTGTATAAAAGCCTGAATAGCCGTTAAATATTCTTCGTCTGGAACACCCGAAACTTCTACTTCTTCACCTGATAGTATCGCCTCAATGTCAGCTTGAGCTTTTTCAGCTCCGCCTCCGGCTGTATTTCCGGTTTCTTTTTTGCCTGTAATTTTTTCCATGTCAATACCAACTGATGACATATAGGTCGCAAAGCCGTCAGTTTCGCCCAAAAGGAAAGTCATCAACCTTTCGGTACGCTCCCTAGGGTTGGGGGCATCTAAGTCCTCAAATAGCGTTAAGGGGTCAATTAACTTCATACCAGCCATCTCTAATGCTTGTCCTTTTCTTTCGGCTTTCTCTGTTGATGATGATTTAACTGAAACCTCTATTCCATCTTCGATTTTATCTTGGCTTAATTCTACCTCTATAATCTCACCATCTTTGCCAACATTTCGGACATAGTGTTCTTTGTCATAAAATAATTTCATCATTTGTAACGCCCAAGACGACATTTCGTAGACAACTCTTTCAACTACAATATTTACAATATCATCAGCTATTGTCAGATCGCCTTCTCTGGTAATCTGCTTGGAGATACCA
Coding sequences:
- a CDS encoding phage major capsid protein, which gives rise to MTFSERVLALTQDKLIPKVVDNVLNSNVAVLRLMGNAKKGVGEAIKKAIKVKSSGSAVSFSGLDTFSASPLDTKVRLSYDMRANRIPVAVSGMEAVANGVAETQVTDMVINSLEESQQELVDFVGDQVYGDGTGNSNKDFIGLGAIVDDGTDVATIGGQSRTTYPVLAATRTASGGTLDLDKLATLYSAISSGGMQSSPTLSLVTETIFDLYESLLTPTVRETYAAEGYYSVGKEGKATRVAALSGRAGFDALSYRGVPMVRDEKCTSQTLWMINENRVDWYGWDATGIMPGFKKVSLGQKTIEGVYNDAPMSEFTGFNWSGYIKPSNQFAMVGEIVLLGNMTSFEPRRHGRLTGITGV